The Erythrolamprus reginae isolate rEryReg1 chromosome 5, rEryReg1.hap1, whole genome shotgun sequence genome window below encodes:
- the GMNC gene encoding geminin coiled-coil domain-containing protein 1 has protein sequence MNEYLSSAGACQEPPTALEGVPALPRLPWSPPTAEAAPETWLEALWAAAARPEDAAAAANADQFYFPGNILQDGAPSGDQLSTQLFRNQQLRDILDQKEVELARLQEENQHLRCFLNSSLVKRLEEKTKKLLLLQGVDGASKVGKRHRKIESRVALEGRHHPLKARRNLLGAFSACEEQPAPPVDSWVLQTLGLKDVDTVDEESANYSASTLDPFPPLGSSPWGPFGASDTREGQPGGSVCLPSPMDSTASPFPSPCSLPCLSDCPSPAKMEVAFTTSLSPHCNVKTHTFRQGQAFVRRDEDGGWKLTWVPTQSE, from the exons AGCAGCGCCGGAGCCTGCCAGGAGCCCCCGACGGCCCTGGAGGGGGTCCCGGCCCTCCCCCGCCTCCCCTGGAGCCCCCCGACGGCCGAGGCCGCCCCGGAGACGTGGCTGGAGGCGCTCTGGGCCGCCGCCGCTCGCCCCGAAGATGCGGCCGCCGCGGCCAACGCAG ATCAGTTCTACTTCCCGGGCAACATCCTTCAAGATGGCGCCCCCTCTGGAGACCAGCTGTCAACCCAACTCTTCAGAAACCAACAG CTGCGGGACATCTTGGACCAGAAGGAAGTGGAGCTGGCTCGGCTACAGGAGGAGAACCAACACCTTAGATGCTTCCTCAACTCGTCTCTGGTCAAGCGGCTGGAGGAGAAGACCAAG AAGCTGCTTCTCCTTCAGGGCGTCGATGGGGCCTCCAAGGTCGGCAAAAGACACCGGAAGATCGAGAGCCGCGTGGCCCTGGAGGGGCGCCACCACCCGCTAAAGGCCCGGCGGAACCTCTTGGGCGCTTTCTCTGCCTGCGAAGAGCAGCCGGCGCCTCCCGTGGACTCCTGGGTCCTGCAGACCTTGGGGCTCAAGGATGTGGACACGGTGGACGAGGAGTCAGCTAACTACAGTGCCTCGACCCTGGACCCTTTTCCTCCTTTGGGGTCTTCCCCTTGGGGTCCCTTTGGGGCCTCCGACACCAGGGAGGGTCAGCCTGGTGGGAGCGTCTGCCTGCCCTCCCCGATGGACAGCACTGCCAGCCCCTTCCCCTCGCCCTGCTCCCTGCCTTGCCTCTCCGACTGCCCCTCGCCGGCCAAGATGGAGGTGGCCTTCACCACGTCTCTGAGCCCCCACTGCAACGTGAAGACCCACACCTTCCGCCAGGGACAGGCCTTCGTGCGCCGGGATGAAGACGGAGGGTGGAAGCTGACCTGGGTGCCCACCCAGTCCGAATGA